One Danio rerio strain Tuebingen ecotype United States chromosome 13, GRCz12tu, whole genome shotgun sequence DNA window includes the following coding sequences:
- the rnaset2 gene encoding ribonuclease T2 isoform X1, with the protein MGPNTGVRCNTSWHFNASLIEDILPEMEKFWPDLLEPSSPKFWNYEWTKHGTCAAKSESLNSEHKYFGKALELYHKFDLNSVLLKNQIVPSEKHYTLEDVEEAITSAYGVKPKIQCVHPGQSALKIEK; encoded by the exons ATGGG GCCCAACACTGGTGTAAGGTGCAACACATCTTGGCATTTTAATGCCAGTTTGATTGag GACATACTACCAGAAATGGAGAAATTCTGGCCAGATCTGCTAGAACCATCTTCCCCAAAATTTTG GAATTATGAATGGACGAAACACGGGACCTGTGCTGCAAAATCAGAGTCTTTAAACAGTGAACATAAGTACTTTGGCAAAGCTCTCGAACTCTACCACAAGTTTGACCTTAACAG TGTTTTGCTGAAGAATCAAATTGTGCCCTCTGAGAAGCATTACACg CTGGAGGATGTGGAGGAAGCCATTACAAGTGCCTACGGAGTAAAGCCCAAGATCCAGTGTGTCCACCCAGGACAG AGTGCTTTAAAGATTGAGAAGTAA